In a genomic window of Ignavibacteria bacterium:
- a CDS encoding endonuclease/exonuclease/phosphatase family protein: protein MNIRSLLLATVVVCTATALHAQDPISIADAKKQEFGTAVTKIAGRVSSSVELSNVAYIQDKTGGIAIFNENMRTAVRVGDSVMIESGNLAEFGNTVGAPGTGLTQLDGKDLRFTVIPTARIEPTPRNLSIPLIGEGVEGQLVKIRRLRFVETGKFQANTSFNAIDNSGNDIVVRIDRACEIGTNSLDIPTEEVDVTGVISQFRGSYQILPRVASDIGAPPIEIDTVQKDRTLDLTTWNLEWFGWPDSTRGPDNKDLQRTRIRQVMDSIKADIYALQEIVTDEALASLSDSIQGSYARFFATDITSEQKLAYIYNTATITPVSTGLAVNGGAQAWANGRYPYRMTFDARIGSSTKRIVVFDLHAKATDSATAMVDYERRKTDAETFHTYLQDFYPDSNVIVMGDFNDRLLATNVDEALPSCYLSFVNDTQNWFAATAPLEEAGLSSYVGFNRSFIDHILVSNELADEHYRTYLEAPERFMPSYSSTVSDHRPVTVRLAIDGAVSVDGSETPVSTVRVSPNPMSASGMAEITALYGGTLRVDLVSATGEQLALVNESVAPSVRVLVLPVSQLTSGTYRLVVTLNGVVSSTPVMVIR from the coding sequence ATGAACATTCGTTCCCTTCTTCTTGCCACAGTTGTCGTTTGCACTGCAACGGCGCTCCATGCGCAAGACCCGATCTCCATCGCTGATGCGAAGAAGCAGGAGTTTGGCACTGCAGTCACCAAGATCGCCGGACGCGTGAGCTCCTCGGTCGAACTCTCGAACGTAGCCTACATTCAAGACAAAACAGGCGGCATTGCCATCTTCAACGAGAACATGCGAACAGCGGTTCGTGTTGGGGATTCCGTGATGATCGAGAGTGGCAACCTAGCCGAGTTCGGCAACACTGTTGGCGCACCCGGCACAGGTCTTACACAGCTTGATGGCAAGGACCTTCGATTCACGGTTATTCCAACCGCCCGTATCGAACCCACACCACGCAACCTCTCCATTCCGCTCATCGGAGAAGGAGTTGAGGGGCAGCTCGTGAAGATCCGTCGTCTGCGCTTTGTAGAAACAGGAAAGTTCCAAGCCAACACCAGCTTCAACGCCATCGACAACTCAGGCAACGATATCGTTGTGCGTATCGATCGTGCTTGTGAGATCGGGACCAATTCACTGGACATTCCTACAGAGGAGGTTGATGTAACCGGCGTGATCAGTCAGTTCCGCGGATCCTATCAGATCCTGCCGCGCGTAGCGTCGGATATTGGTGCGCCCCCTATCGAAATTGATACGGTGCAGAAGGATCGCACCTTGGATCTTACAACCTGGAACCTTGAGTGGTTCGGTTGGCCAGACTCAACACGTGGTCCGGACAACAAAGACCTGCAACGCACCCGTATTCGTCAGGTAATGGACAGCATCAAGGCCGACATCTATGCCTTGCAGGAGATCGTTACGGATGAGGCTCTCGCATCGTTGAGCGACTCTATCCAAGGCAGCTATGCACGGTTCTTTGCAACCGACATCACCTCTGAACAAAAGCTGGCGTATATCTACAACACCGCCACGATCACACCTGTCTCCACCGGTCTTGCCGTGAATGGCGGAGCACAGGCATGGGCTAATGGTCGTTACCCATACCGGATGACGTTCGATGCGCGCATTGGATCATCTACGAAGCGGATCGTTGTATTCGACCTGCACGCAAAAGCAACGGACTCGGCCACGGCCATGGTTGATTATGAGCGACGCAAGACCGACGCTGAGACCTTCCATACCTATCTGCAAGATTTCTACCCGGACAGCAACGTGATCGTGATGGGCGATTTCAACGATCGGCTCTTGGCAACAAACGTTGACGAAGCACTTCCGTCGTGTTATCTCTCGTTTGTGAACGACACTCAGAACTGGTTTGCTGCAACTGCTCCACTCGAAGAGGCCGGGCTTTCCTCCTATGTTGGATTCAACCGATCCTTCATCGATCACATCCTCGTTTCCAATGAGCTTGCGGACGAACACTATCGCACCTATTTGGAAGCACCAGAGCGTTTCATGCCATCGTACTCAAGCACCGTATCGGATCACCGACCGGTGACCGTTCGTCTTGCCATCGACGGAGCTGTGTCTGTAGATGGGTCAGAAACCCCCGTCTCCACCGTGCGTGTCTCTCCGAACCCAATGTCGGCCTCCGGCATGGCAGAGATCACCGCACTCTACGGCGGCACGCTGCGTGTGGACCTCGTTTCAGCCACCGGCGAGCAACTCGCCCTTGTGAACGAATCCGTAGCACCGTCGGTGCGCGTTCTCGTTCTCCCGGTCTCCCAGCTCACAAGCGGCACCTACCGACTCGTTGTGACCCTTAATGGAGTGGTCTCCTCCACCCCAGTGATGGTCATTCGGTAA
- a CDS encoding T9SS type A sorting domain-containing protein — protein sequence MGTFLLSVDLWSAEGRGTTVNFGKIPLNQPVTRTVNLSNERTDRGLLVESIYVLHHPDKIKISSSGPAFLDAGSTLLLRVTAQITVDTIIVDTIEFVSDDRKVFFAEIRIGTDEPIIQVSDISYGEVDALSNGELKRGVIRNVGVSDLVITGYDEPKMNGTNNFFDPRTDFGHPLKTAFPAVLSESDSLVFWVWYSPMGELAGHTSNVAFFSNAQTEDSICILNGKGILTSSIDDEAGTRSLRVQISPSPASASARIEIYQAVQSPLTISITDVLGRQYPLLSDQGSLGASTYPVDVSAYEPGSYVLQVSTDKALSTALFTIVR from the coding sequence ATGGGTACGTTCCTCCTGTCTGTGGACCTTTGGTCGGCAGAAGGGAGAGGAACGACTGTGAACTTTGGCAAGATCCCATTGAATCAGCCCGTGACGAGAACAGTCAACCTCTCGAATGAAAGAACTGACAGGGGCTTACTTGTCGAGAGTATCTACGTGCTTCATCACCCGGACAAGATCAAGATCAGTTCGTCCGGACCGGCGTTTTTAGATGCTGGTTCAACCCTGCTTCTTCGGGTAACAGCACAGATCACCGTGGACACCATCATTGTTGACACAATCGAATTCGTCTCCGACGACCGTAAAGTGTTTTTTGCGGAGATACGCATCGGAACCGATGAACCGATCATCCAGGTAAGCGACATCAGTTATGGTGAGGTTGACGCTTTGTCCAATGGCGAACTGAAAAGGGGTGTGATCCGAAACGTTGGTGTGTCGGACTTGGTGATCACGGGATATGACGAACCAAAAATGAATGGAACGAATAACTTTTTCGATCCTAGAACTGATTTTGGGCATCCATTAAAGACGGCGTTTCCTGCTGTTTTATCCGAATCAGATTCGCTAGTGTTTTGGGTTTGGTATTCTCCGATGGGCGAGTTGGCTGGCCATACTTCCAACGTTGCTTTTTTCTCCAACGCTCAAACGGAAGATTCTATTTGCATTCTCAATGGGAAAGGCATTCTAACGTCGAGCATTGATGACGAGGCCGGCACACGCTCGCTTCGCGTTCAGATATCTCCGTCACCTGCTTCCGCGTCTGCCCGGATTGAGATCTACCAAGCAGTGCAAAGCCCCTTAACGATCTCGATCACTGATGTATTGGGTCGGCAATACCCACTTTTAAGCGATCAAGGTTCATTAGGGGCTTCCACCTATCCTGTGGACGTGTCTGCCTATGAGCCGGGTTCGTATGTTTTGCAGGTGTCAACTGACAAGGCTTTGTCAACAGCATTATTTACGATCGTTCGATAA
- a CDS encoding T9SS type A sorting domain-containing protein — protein sequence MMRATLFVLMMALGTLNAVGQITRSTTIITEGRRYMVAFPQVWAAPTEKPLPTPMQLLLSARDTTTVRITTVASITDAAKIDKVVTILPGIVTKVAISTAYMNVESQSRRGYGISVTGDRPFSVATLQAWQGNGETAQHLPVESWGTSYYSMNFYQDRYGKNASYKQRPGQILIISSEDSTVVTLTPTVNTEGGVELPSVAKGATQSVTLMKGETFLIKSLIDTLLFRDVATDLSGTYITSTKPIGVVSGHTKGAIMRMSDILPPTGMFADDAHFVRNNVHDVMYPTTLAGKSFVTIPLMYSPTRVVGQGSVEHGIDDDRGDVIRVVGLEDGTMVRVGRQDGSGMLNKFILDKGETRVETALEFATYWESDKPILMGQYGKSYAKILAPKVTVGGGSSEEAQGHPTVEAGMPMLQMVPSIDRWITHATFSSPDGMDDFVNIVFKANEFSMIIFDGQPLDTLYRKSLRLVRGTDYAYIRTPIQAGNHTISSLSDSVRWMAWNYASLDGLQQGRAFGTAVGINLSTPCSGDTLYDQAESSTCGLTTVTSWVPSSGCGSIRMIHAVELNNASLMINEEFRSGDTVGVYNVRVLDRSKVASATVRTISASGDVIDRVVTYVPDTVTASKSKHDFGQQPSLVTVTDTLTIINPHTDRSVVVTDISMINNGPTFTLTSTATPFVLAAGASVNVIVSSRLLSDNTVRDTLVVRTECVDWKLTEYLVRAIGDTTTSVSGEAETPGLTFTITPQPISDVATLTLTTIERGAASIELIDLLGNVITARTEQVTSSPQSFMIGGMNVPSGTYSVRVTASGRQATARIIIAH from the coding sequence ATGATGCGCGCAACACTTTTCGTTTTGATGATGGCACTCGGCACGTTGAATGCCGTCGGCCAGATCACCCGTAGCACCACAATCATCACCGAAGGCCGACGGTACATGGTGGCGTTTCCGCAGGTCTGGGCTGCACCAACCGAGAAGCCCCTTCCCACACCAATGCAGCTGCTGTTATCTGCCAGGGATACAACAACGGTAAGGATCACTACCGTTGCCTCGATCACAGATGCGGCAAAGATCGACAAGGTGGTAACGATCCTGCCTGGGATAGTGACAAAGGTTGCGATCTCCACAGCCTACATGAACGTTGAGTCGCAGTCCCGCAGGGGCTATGGCATCAGTGTCACGGGTGACCGGCCATTCTCTGTTGCAACATTGCAAGCATGGCAAGGCAATGGAGAAACCGCACAACATCTGCCCGTTGAGTCGTGGGGCACGTCCTATTATTCGATGAATTTCTACCAGGATAGATACGGCAAGAATGCCAGTTACAAACAACGTCCGGGACAGATCCTCATCATCTCCAGTGAGGATAGTACGGTGGTAACGCTTACCCCCACCGTCAACACGGAGGGAGGAGTGGAACTGCCGTCTGTTGCAAAGGGGGCTACCCAATCCGTCACCCTGATGAAGGGTGAAACATTCCTTATCAAATCGCTGATCGACACGTTGTTGTTTCGTGATGTTGCCACGGACCTCTCCGGAACCTACATCACCTCAACAAAGCCCATTGGAGTTGTATCGGGTCATACCAAGGGCGCCATCATGCGTATGTCGGATATTCTTCCTCCAACAGGGATGTTTGCCGATGATGCACACTTCGTACGCAACAATGTGCACGACGTAATGTATCCAACAACGCTAGCCGGGAAGAGCTTTGTGACCATCCCATTGATGTACTCACCAACTCGAGTGGTTGGTCAGGGTTCAGTCGAACACGGAATCGACGACGACCGTGGAGATGTTATTCGTGTTGTTGGCCTTGAAGACGGAACAATGGTAAGAGTCGGCCGGCAAGATGGCTCGGGTATGCTTAACAAGTTCATTTTGGATAAAGGCGAAACTCGAGTAGAAACCGCACTTGAGTTTGCAACCTATTGGGAATCTGACAAGCCGATCCTGATGGGCCAATACGGCAAGTCGTATGCAAAGATCCTTGCACCAAAAGTCACTGTTGGAGGGGGCTCTTCAGAAGAAGCACAAGGTCACCCTACCGTTGAAGCAGGCATGCCGATGCTGCAGATGGTGCCATCGATCGATCGGTGGATCACGCATGCCACCTTCTCGTCACCGGATGGAATGGATGACTTTGTGAACATCGTTTTCAAAGCCAACGAGTTTTCGATGATCATATTTGACGGACAACCACTGGACACACTCTATAGAAAATCACTGCGCCTCGTCCGCGGAACTGATTACGCCTACATTCGCACTCCGATTCAAGCCGGCAATCATACGATTTCCTCACTCTCAGATTCTGTTCGTTGGATGGCATGGAATTATGCCTCGCTCGATGGACTTCAACAAGGCCGGGCCTTTGGTACTGCTGTTGGAATCAATCTATCAACACCGTGTAGCGGAGACACGCTCTACGACCAAGCTGAATCAAGCACCTGCGGACTCACAACCGTCACCTCGTGGGTTCCATCGTCCGGATGTGGATCTATTCGCATGATCCATGCTGTTGAACTCAACAACGCATCGCTGATGATCAATGAAGAGTTCCGCTCAGGAGACACCGTTGGCGTGTACAACGTCAGGGTCCTTGATCGTTCAAAGGTCGCTTCGGCAACCGTTCGCACAATAAGTGCCTCCGGCGACGTGATCGATCGGGTAGTGACATATGTGCCGGACACCGTCACTGCTTCCAAGTCCAAACACGATTTTGGCCAGCAGCCTAGTCTAGTTACGGTAACGGACACGCTCACGATCATAAACCCACATACAGATCGTTCGGTGGTAGTCACAGACATTTCCATGATCAACAACGGGCCAACATTCACTCTAACTAGCACCGCAACGCCGTTTGTATTGGCCGCAGGGGCAAGCGTGAATGTTATCGTCTCTAGCCGTTTGTTGTCGGACAATACAGTACGCGACACCCTCGTGGTTCGCACCGAATGTGTTGATTGGAAGCTCACCGAATACCTTGTTCGTGCAATTGGCGATACAACAACCTCCGTCTCAGGTGAAGCCGAGACACCAGGCTTGACCTTTACCATCACTCCCCAACCGATCAGCGATGTGGCAACACTTACGCTCACAACCATTGAGCGTGGTGCAGCTTCAATCGAGCTGATCGATCTTCTGGGGAACGTGATCACCGCACGCACTGAGCAGGTAACGTCCTCTCCGCAATCATTTATGATCGGTGGGATGAATGTGCCGAGTGGAACGTATTCCGTGCGCGTCACTGCGAGTGGACGTCAAGCCACTGCTCGTATCATCATCGCTCATTGA
- a CDS encoding T9SS type A sorting domain-containing protein, which produces MKNLILILVSLLCTTFLPTRGQTTHGTMVITEGRRYMVAFPQVWTAPTEKPLPMPMMLLLSARDTTIVRISTPALDSDAPRMEKEYTIRPGVVLKVPISTAAMNVMSQTIHGFGISVTADRPFSVGTAQAWHGNGEAAQHLPVEAWGTSYYSMNFYQDRYGFAAKGYQYRPSQILVIADQDSTVVTFRPTVPTEGGKDAPSVAKGASQTVTLMRGETFLIKSLIDTSTSRDFVSDLSGTYITSTKPIGVVSGHTKVATTLLPDVLPPGGFYAGDASMVRNNVHDVMYPTEMAGRTFVTLPTMYTPLRVVGQSSPGSGIGDDRGDVIRLIALEDNTNVRRMSQDGAGFVDVFTLQKGETKIIPSHEEASFWEASAPVLVGQYGKSFAKVVLPKIKAKAGSTDEAQGAPTVEAGMPMLQMVPPAERWITNGTFSSAEAMDAFLNIVFKADEISLIQFDGRPMTSAFGGAVRPLKGTEYAFIRTPVASGTHTITSLSDNVRWMAWNYASLDGLQQGRAYGTAVGIDLSTPCDDDVLADSVENAECDQQRVVVWVSSSGCARGHMIYPLDLVNTTLDIENDFNNGSSTARYSVRVVHDSLPGSATIRTVSSSGKVLDRVLHFEPGNVSSSRITHDFGRQPRFTPVRSTQTLTNPHVDRSVVVTNVSMMHGNNAFDVEAPPTPFVLDPGGSVDVTVTCRMGTDTLAKDTLIARTGCIDWKLTEYVGRLLRPTLTIPDVDFGTISTSSTPIADTVEIINRDSVVVSIRDHRSETLSGPRSSFRVLGIDGVPIKPYLTTELQPGQSLKLIVECIPEVVGEFEQLHRFSTDVQGLTLTMRLRANSVDTITSVTGEAETPGLTFTVTPQPINETATLTIATIERGTATIELIDLLGNVISSRTETVTSSPQSFVIGGMNVPSGTYSVRVTANGRQATARIIIAR; this is translated from the coding sequence ATGAAAAACCTCATCCTGATCCTCGTCTCGTTGCTTTGTACCACGTTCCTTCCCACGCGTGGACAGACAACTCACGGTACGATGGTGATCACGGAGGGCCGACGCTACATGGTAGCGTTTCCGCAGGTTTGGACCGCACCAACCGAGAAGCCCCTTCCCATGCCGATGATGCTATTGTTGAGTGCACGAGATACAACCATTGTCAGGATATCCACTCCGGCATTGGACAGTGATGCTCCAAGGATGGAGAAGGAGTATACGATACGGCCAGGTGTTGTGTTAAAGGTCCCAATATCTACAGCCGCAATGAACGTGATGTCGCAAACGATACATGGATTTGGCATCAGTGTTACAGCTGATCGCCCCTTCTCTGTCGGAACGGCCCAAGCCTGGCACGGCAACGGGGAGGCGGCACAGCATCTGCCAGTTGAGGCCTGGGGAACGTCGTACTACTCCATGAACTTCTATCAGGACAGGTACGGTTTTGCCGCAAAGGGATACCAGTATCGTCCGAGCCAGATCCTCGTGATCGCCGACCAAGACAGTACAGTGGTCACCTTCCGACCTACGGTCCCAACTGAGGGCGGGAAAGACGCACCTTCCGTTGCGAAGGGGGCTTCCCAAACCGTTACTCTTATGCGCGGAGAGACGTTCCTCATCAAGTCGCTGATCGATACCTCGACGTCACGGGATTTCGTATCCGATCTTTCGGGCACCTACATCACGTCAACAAAACCGATCGGTGTTGTGTCTGGTCATACCAAGGTGGCAACAACGCTCCTGCCTGACGTGTTACCTCCTGGGGGCTTCTATGCGGGCGATGCATCCATGGTGCGGAACAACGTACACGACGTAATGTATCCTACAGAAATGGCCGGAAGGACATTTGTTACCTTGCCCACGATGTATACGCCGTTACGTGTAGTTGGTCAAAGTTCTCCAGGATCTGGCATCGGTGATGACCGTGGTGACGTGATACGTCTTATCGCTCTTGAGGACAACACCAATGTTCGGCGCATGAGTCAGGATGGGGCCGGATTCGTGGATGTCTTTACACTTCAGAAGGGTGAAACAAAGATCATCCCGTCCCATGAAGAAGCTTCATTCTGGGAAGCAAGTGCCCCCGTCCTCGTCGGTCAATACGGGAAATCCTTTGCCAAAGTCGTTTTACCCAAGATCAAGGCCAAGGCAGGCTCAACAGATGAGGCGCAAGGTGCACCGACTGTTGAAGCAGGTATGCCTATGCTTCAAATGGTTCCTCCTGCTGAGCGATGGATCACGAACGGTACATTCTCCTCTGCTGAGGCTATGGACGCCTTCCTGAACATCGTATTCAAGGCTGATGAGATCTCATTGATCCAGTTCGATGGTCGTCCGATGACGTCTGCATTTGGAGGAGCCGTGCGCCCTCTTAAGGGCACTGAGTACGCTTTCATTCGGACACCGGTTGCATCAGGAACTCATACCATTACATCGCTCTCGGACAACGTGCGATGGATGGCCTGGAATTATGCTTCACTCGACGGACTCCAACAGGGTCGAGCATATGGTACGGCTGTAGGGATAGATCTCTCAACGCCGTGTGACGATGACGTTCTCGCGGACAGTGTTGAAAACGCAGAGTGTGATCAGCAGCGAGTGGTCGTATGGGTTTCGAGCTCAGGGTGTGCAAGGGGGCACATGATCTACCCTCTTGACCTCGTGAACACGACCTTGGACATTGAGAATGATTTCAACAATGGATCATCAACAGCTCGGTATTCTGTGAGGGTTGTTCATGACAGCTTGCCTGGCAGCGCGACCATTCGAACTGTCAGTAGCTCAGGTAAGGTTCTTGATCGTGTTCTGCACTTTGAGCCGGGCAATGTCAGCTCGTCGAGAATCACGCACGATTTTGGTCGACAACCACGGTTCACGCCTGTTCGATCCACGCAAACACTGACAAACCCACATGTCGATAGATCAGTCGTGGTCACCAACGTGTCGATGATGCACGGCAACAACGCCTTTGACGTGGAGGCACCACCTACCCCATTCGTTCTCGATCCAGGTGGAAGTGTCGACGTCACTGTTACGTGTAGAATGGGCACCGACACCCTAGCCAAGGATACGCTGATCGCACGTACCGGCTGCATCGATTGGAAGCTCACGGAGTATGTAGGTCGTCTATTAAGACCAACGCTCACGATTCCTGACGTGGATTTTGGAACGATCTCCACTTCGTCGACTCCGATTGCCGACACCGTTGAGATCATCAACCGCGACTCTGTTGTCGTGTCGATACGGGACCACCGATCTGAAACATTGAGTGGTCCACGAAGTTCATTCCGCGTACTTGGGATCGACGGCGTTCCAATCAAGCCGTATCTAACGACCGAACTTCAACCTGGCCAGTCGCTGAAGTTGATCGTAGAGTGTATTCCCGAAGTGGTCGGTGAATTTGAGCAACTGCATCGCTTCTCCACAGACGTACAAGGACTCACGCTTACGATGCGCCTTCGAGCAAACAGCGTGGACACCATAACCTCCGTCACCGGCGAAGCTGAGACACCAGGCTTGACCTTTACCGTCACTCCCCAACCGATCAACGAAACAGCTACACTAACTATCGCAACCATTGAGCGCGGAACAGCAACGATCGAACTGATCGATCTCTTGGGTAACGTGATCAGCTCACGAACAGAGACAGTGACATCTTCACCGCAATCATTTGTGATCGGTGGGATGAATGTGCCGAGTGGAACGTATTCTGTGCGTGTCACCGCGAATGGACGTCAAGCCACGGCGCGTATCATCATCGCTCGTTGA
- a CDS encoding T9SS type A sorting domain-containing protein → MKSLILILVSLLCTTCLPTRGQTTHGTMMVTEGLRYMAAFPQVWAEPTEKPMPQPMQLLISSKTKTTVRIQTPASINPAAKIDKVFTVEANKVLKVPISTDYMNSESQVRSGLGISIVGESPISVSTYQAWQGNGEMARHLPIESWGTSYYSMNFYQDRFGFETNYHHRPSQILIISSEDSTIVTLTPTVNTEGGVDLPSIAKGTSQSVLLMKGETFLIRSLIDTLRFRDQSTDLSGTYITSTKPIGIVSGHTKGAIMRMPDLLPPTGSFAAEGRYVRNNVHEAMHPTNLAGTTFITVPIMYTPTRVLGQGTSDNGIDNDRGDVIRVVGLEDGTTVRIRRSDHPGFITKFILNKGESRLDTALEYATNWVSDKPILMGQYGKSYAKLLPPKMSAGTNSTESPQGHLTVECGMPMLQMVPPIDRWITHAVLHAPEGMDNFFNIVFKASEINKIKIDGRSLATAFGESMRLLTGTEYAYIRTPLGSGDHVVESADNTVRWMAWSYSSLDGLQAGRACGEAVGIDLTTPCGDDSLFDIAVSDTCGQTTVTSWVTSSGCGSIYMIHAVDLKNATLTIDEGFRSGDSIGVYRVKVIDSLKSASASVRTVSRSGDFIDRVIQYVPDSITSSKSRHDFGAQVKQSTTTDTLTIRNPYPETPIMITEIAMANGDPTFTLSGFSTPYRLVGRSFIRIVVSCRLLSDDTVRDTLVVRTNCREMKLTEYSVRARVDTTTSVTGEAETTGLSFTVTPQPTNETATLTLTTIERGAATIELIDLLGNVITSRTEQVTSSPQSFVIGGMNVPSGTYSVRVTASGRQATAQIIIAR, encoded by the coding sequence ATGAAGAGCCTCATCCTGATCCTCGTCTCGTTGCTTTGTACCACGTGCCTTCCAACGCGCGGACAGACAACTCATGGTACAATGATGGTCACGGAGGGCCTACGTTATATGGCAGCATTTCCGCAGGTCTGGGCTGAGCCAACAGAGAAGCCGATGCCGCAGCCAATGCAGCTGCTCATCTCATCCAAGACGAAGACGACCGTGCGCATTCAGACGCCAGCAAGCATCAATCCTGCTGCGAAGATCGACAAGGTATTCACTGTAGAGGCCAATAAGGTACTCAAAGTGCCGATCTCCACGGACTACATGAACTCAGAGTCGCAGGTGAGAAGCGGGCTGGGCATAAGCATCGTTGGCGAAAGTCCGATCTCGGTGTCGACATACCAAGCCTGGCAGGGTAACGGCGAAATGGCGCGGCACCTTCCAATTGAGTCTTGGGGCACCTCGTATTATTCGATGAACTTCTATCAGGATCGATTCGGCTTCGAAACGAATTACCATCACCGTCCGAGCCAGATACTCATTATCTCCAGTGAGGACAGTACCATAGTCACGCTCACTCCCACTGTGAACACTGAGGGAGGAGTTGACCTGCCTTCAATTGCAAAGGGGACATCACAGTCAGTCTTGTTAATGAAGGGCGAAACTTTCCTCATCAGATCACTTATCGACACGCTACGTTTTCGTGATCAATCAACGGATCTCTCCGGAACCTACATCACATCAACAAAGCCCATCGGTATTGTCTCGGGTCATACCAAGGGCGCTATCATGCGAATGCCTGATCTTTTGCCACCCACGGGCTCGTTTGCTGCTGAAGGACGATACGTCCGCAATAATGTGCACGAAGCAATGCATCCGACAAACCTTGCCGGAACAACTTTCATTACCGTTCCGATCATGTACACACCAACTAGAGTCTTGGGTCAGGGAACAAGTGATAATGGAATCGATAACGATCGTGGTGATGTGATTCGTGTCGTGGGTCTAGAGGACGGGACTACGGTGAGAATCAGAAGAAGTGACCACCCTGGCTTCATAACCAAATTCATACTCAATAAGGGAGAAAGTCGACTCGATACAGCTCTTGAGTATGCAACGAATTGGGTATCCGACAAACCCATCCTAATGGGTCAATACGGAAAGTCATATGCGAAGCTACTTCCCCCGAAGATGTCGGCTGGGACCAACTCCACGGAATCACCTCAGGGTCATCTCACCGTTGAATGCGGCATGCCAATGCTTCAAATGGTTCCACCGATTGATCGATGGATAACACACGCCGTACTTCATGCACCTGAAGGAATGGACAACTTCTTTAACATCGTTTTCAAGGCTTCCGAGATCAACAAGATCAAGATTGACGGTCGTTCGCTGGCTACAGCTTTCGGTGAATCAATGCGCCTCCTCACAGGCACTGAATACGCCTACATTCGTACGCCGCTCGGCAGCGGTGACCACGTAGTTGAGTCGGCTGATAACACCGTTCGCTGGATGGCCTGGAGTTATAGCTCTCTTGATGGTCTACAAGCAGGCAGGGCGTGCGGAGAAGCAGTAGGAATTGACCTTACGACTCCTTGTGGAGATGATTCACTTTTTGACATCGCTGTATCGGATACGTGTGGACAGACGACGGTAACATCATGGGTTACCTCATCCGGATGTGGCTCCATTTACATGATCCACGCTGTAGATCTCAAGAACGCCACCTTGACCATTGATGAGGGTTTTCGATCCGGTGATTCCATTGGTGTCTATCGGGTGAAGGTCATTGATTCATTGAAGTCCGCAAGTGCATCAGTTCGGACTGTCAGTCGCTCTGGCGATTTCATCGACCGTGTCATTCAATACGTTCCCGATTCGATCACCTCATCCAAGTCCAGGCATGACTTCGGTGCACAGGTGAAGCAGTCTACAACAACTGACACACTCACTATCAGGAATCCTTACCCAGAGACTCCGATAATGATAACAGAGATCGCCATGGCAAACGGAGATCCGACATTCACACTATCTGGATTCTCAACCCCGTATCGGCTAGTTGGGAGGTCATTCATTCGCATTGTCGTGTCATGTCGATTATTGTCGGACGATACTGTTCGAGATACTCTTGTGGTTCGCACGAATTGTCGTGAAATGAAGCTCACTGAATACAGTGTTCGTGCGCGTGTGGACACCACAACCTCCGTCACAGGCGAAGCTGAAACAACGGGGCTCTCCTTTACTGTCACTCCCCAACCGACCAATGAAACAGCAACACTTACGCTTACAACCATTGAGCGCGGTGCAGCAACGATCGAACTGATCGATCTTCTGGGGAATGTGATCACCTCACGAACAGAGCAGGTAACATCCTCTCCACAATCATTTGTGATCGGTGGGATGAATGTGCCGAGTGGAACGTATTCTGTGCGGGTAACTGCGAGTGGACGTCAGGCAACGGCACAGATCATCATCGCACGCTAA